One segment of Nostoc piscinale CENA21 DNA contains the following:
- a CDS encoding Uma2 family endonuclease, with amino-acid sequence MVTQIQPQTQPEVIYPDSDGQPVANNTIQFRWIVEIKQNIDWLFAADPNVFVAGDLFWYPVEGRNKIFNAPDVMVVLGRPKGDRLSYLQWKEGGIPPQIVFEILSPSNTQIEMDKKLLFYDRYGVEEYYIYDPDSNSLQGWLRGEDGLDVIPQMEDWVSPRLKIRFVPSPESLQLYRPDGESFLSYAEISQRLEQERQRAEQEHQRAEQAEQARRNAIPQLLQMGLSIEQVAQALSLSVEEVQRMS; translated from the coding sequence ATGGTAACGCAAATCCAACCGCAGACCCAACCAGAAGTTATCTACCCAGATAGTGACGGACAACCAGTGGCAAATAACACCATACAGTTTCGATGGATTGTCGAAATCAAGCAAAATATCGATTGGCTATTTGCAGCTGATCCCAATGTATTTGTTGCTGGAGACTTGTTTTGGTATCCCGTTGAAGGACGCAATAAAATTTTCAATGCTCCTGATGTTATGGTCGTTCTTGGTAGACCCAAAGGAGATAGATTATCTTACCTGCAATGGAAAGAAGGCGGAATTCCTCCCCAGATAGTATTTGAAATCCTTTCACCTAGTAATACTCAAATTGAAATGGACAAAAAATTACTTTTCTATGACCGTTATGGTGTGGAAGAGTATTACATTTACGATCCTGACAGCAATAGCTTACAGGGTTGGTTACGTGGTGAAGATGGATTAGATGTCATACCCCAGATGGAAGACTGGGTGAGTCCTCGGTTAAAAATCCGCTTTGTACCATCTCCCGAAAGTTTACAACTATATCGCCCCGATGGAGAGAGTTTTTTAAGCTATGCAGAAATTTCCCAACGCTTAGAACAAGAACGCCAACGTGCCGAACAAGAACACCAACGCGCCGAACAAGCAGAACAGGCAAGACGCAATGCAATTCCTCAACTATTACAAATGGGTTTAAGCATAGAACAAGTCGCCCAAGCTTTGAGTTTGTCTGTGGAAGAAGTGCAAAGGATGTCTTAA
- a CDS encoding cytochrome C, with protein sequence MSNLVKRQSRQLKKRRPFGLFLVIVAWSLVMGWLFASASSVYSATPTSEIGTVDVVPAAYELGQELYIENCGKCHLAIPPQVLPTQTWKNLLEDSQHYGIQLQPLVDPPRIVVWRYLANFSRSQRNDEETPYRLNKSRLFKALHPKVDLPRPLQISSCVSCHPSAEEFNFRRLSAEWENSN encoded by the coding sequence ATGTCAAATCTTGTCAAACGCCAATCGCGTCAACTCAAAAAACGCCGCCCTTTTGGTTTATTTTTGGTCATTGTAGCTTGGAGTCTGGTGATGGGTTGGCTATTTGCGTCAGCAAGTAGTGTTTACAGTGCGACTCCTACTTCAGAAATCGGCACAGTTGATGTAGTTCCGGCTGCATACGAGCTAGGACAAGAACTATACATCGAAAATTGTGGTAAATGTCATCTAGCCATCCCGCCACAGGTTTTACCTACCCAAACCTGGAAAAATCTTTTAGAAGACTCCCAGCACTATGGTATACAACTCCAGCCATTAGTTGATCCGCCGCGAATTGTGGTGTGGCGATATCTGGCTAATTTCTCTCGCAGCCAACGAAATGATGAAGAAACACCCTATCGATTGAATAAATCGCGTTTATTCAAAGCTTTGCATCCCAAAGTTGATTTACCCCGTCCCTTACAAATCAGTAGTTGTGTTAGCTGTCATCCCAGCGCCGAGGAATTTAATTTTCGTCGCCTGTCTGCCGAATGGGAAAATTCTAATTGA
- a CDS encoding RrF2 family transcriptional regulator, with translation MELSCKSEYAILALIEMATHYENGEPMQIRQIAAQQNIPDRYLEQLLATLRRGGIIKSQRGSKGGYLLSKEPWKITIYEVLECLEGLDVRVSEETSNVKSVDSAVVDEIWQEACLAANAVLQNYTLQDLCEKRDARKQLDIMYYI, from the coding sequence GTGGAACTATCGTGTAAATCAGAATACGCAATTCTTGCCCTCATCGAAATGGCAACTCATTACGAAAACGGTGAACCGATGCAAATTCGGCAAATCGCAGCTCAACAAAACATACCCGATCGCTATTTAGAACAACTTCTGGCAACCTTGAGACGTGGGGGTATCATCAAGAGTCAACGCGGCTCTAAAGGTGGTTATCTGTTGTCGAAAGAACCTTGGAAAATTACGATATATGAAGTTTTAGAATGCTTAGAAGGTTTGGATGTACGTGTAAGCGAAGAAACTTCCAATGTCAAAAGTGTAGATAGTGCCGTTGTCGATGAAATCTGGCAAGAAGCCTGTTTAGCTGCAAATGCTGTTTTACAAAATTATACACTCCAGGATCTTTGTGAAAAAAGAGATGCCCGTAAACAGCTAGACATCATGTACTACATTTAG
- the uvrA gene encoding excinuclease ABC subunit UvrA produces the protein MSDNKLAAASLLNGHLPQINQNSQNTIRIRGARQHNLKNIDLELPRDRLIVFTGVSGSGKSSLAFDTIFAEGQRRYVESLSAYARQFLGQLNKPDVEAIEGLSPAISIDQKSTSHNPRSTVGTVTEIYDYLRLLFGRAGEPHCPICDRCIAPQTIDEMVDRIMDLPDRTKFQILAPVVRGKKGTHRKLLSSLASQGFVRVRVDGEVRELSDSIELDKNITHIIEVVIDRLVKKDGIQERLVDSLSTCLKQSEGIATILVSPATDNPEAKEEELVFSENFACPEHGAVMEELSPRLFSFNSPYGACPHCHGIGTLRRFSAELVIPDPEAPVYAAIAPWSEKENSYYLELLYSLGQAYGFELQTNWHKLSAEQQQIILNGEENNKENAKTQFKGVLPILQRQYEGGSELIKQKLEQYLIDQPCEVCGGKRLKPEALAVKLGQYGILDLTGVSIRDCRERVEKLKLSDRQMQIADLVLREIKARLQFLLDVGLDYLTLDRPAMTLSGGEAQRIRLATQIGSGLTGVLYVLDEPSIGLHQRDNGRLLKTLIKLRDLGNTLIVVEHDEETIRAADYLVDIGPGAGIHGGHIIAQGDLPALLTAEKSLTGAYLSGRKVIQTPAERREGNGRSLIIKNAHRNNLRNIDVEIPLGKLVAVTGVSGSGKSTLINELLYPSLQHHLTKKVPLPKELEKIQGLNAVDKAIVIDQSPIGRTPRSNPATYTGVFDVIRDVFSQTVEAKARGYKPGQFSFNVKGGRCEACSGQGVNVIEMNFLPDVYVQCEVCKGARYNRDTLQVKYKDKSISDVLNMTVEESLDFFQNIPKAVTRLQTLVDVGLGYVQLGQPATTLSGGEAQRVKLATELSRRATGKTLYLIDEPTTGLSFYDVHKLLDVLQRLVDKGNSILVIEHNLDVIRCADWVIDLGPEGGDKGGEVIAFGTPEDVAKHPQSYTGQYLQQVLKQYPAMKH, from the coding sequence ATGTCAGATAACAAGTTAGCCGCTGCATCCCTCCTAAATGGACATCTTCCCCAAATTAACCAGAATAGCCAAAATACCATTAGGATTCGGGGTGCGAGGCAGCATAATCTGAAGAATATTGACTTGGAGTTGCCGCGCGATCGCCTGATAGTATTCACTGGTGTATCAGGTTCGGGTAAATCTTCGCTGGCCTTTGATACGATTTTTGCTGAGGGTCAACGGCGTTATGTGGAATCTCTCAGTGCTTACGCCAGACAATTTTTAGGACAGTTAAACAAGCCGGATGTGGAAGCCATTGAAGGTTTAAGTCCGGCGATATCGATTGACCAAAAATCTACCTCGCATAACCCCCGTTCCACTGTGGGGACGGTAACAGAAATTTACGACTATCTGCGGCTGTTGTTTGGTCGGGCTGGTGAACCCCATTGTCCGATATGCGATCGCTGTATTGCACCCCAAACTATCGATGAGATGGTAGACCGCATCATGGATTTACCAGACCGCACCAAGTTTCAAATTCTTGCGCCTGTGGTGCGGGGTAAAAAAGGGACACACCGCAAGCTGTTATCAAGTTTAGCTTCTCAAGGTTTTGTACGGGTACGAGTTGATGGCGAAGTGCGGGAACTGTCAGACTCGATTGAATTAGATAAAAATATTACCCACATAATTGAAGTCGTCATTGACCGTTTGGTAAAAAAAGACGGTATACAAGAGCGTTTAGTTGATTCTTTATCTACGTGTTTAAAGCAATCGGAAGGCATTGCAACTATCCTGGTCAGTCCGGCTACTGATAATCCAGAAGCAAAAGAAGAAGAATTGGTATTTTCGGAAAATTTCGCCTGTCCTGAACATGGCGCGGTGATGGAGGAGTTATCGCCACGGTTGTTTTCGTTCAATTCTCCCTACGGCGCGTGTCCGCACTGTCACGGTATCGGGACTTTAAGAAGATTTTCGGCGGAGTTAGTGATCCCTGATCCTGAAGCACCAGTATACGCTGCGATCGCGCCTTGGTCAGAAAAGGAAAATTCTTATTATTTGGAATTACTGTATAGTTTGGGTCAAGCTTACGGCTTTGAATTACAAACCAATTGGCATAAGTTGTCAGCAGAACAACAGCAAATTATTTTAAACGGCGAAGAGAATAACAAAGAAAATGCGAAAACTCAGTTTAAAGGTGTTTTGCCAATATTACAACGGCAATATGAAGGTGGTTCTGAGTTAATTAAACAAAAATTAGAACAATATTTAATCGACCAACCCTGTGAAGTTTGCGGTGGAAAACGCTTAAAACCCGAAGCCTTAGCCGTGAAGTTGGGACAATATGGAATTTTAGATTTAACAGGGGTATCAATTAGAGATTGTCGGGAGCGAGTTGAAAAGTTAAAATTAAGCGATCGTCAAATGCAAATTGCTGATTTAGTCTTGCGTGAAATCAAAGCTAGATTGCAATTTTTGTTAGATGTTGGCTTAGATTATCTCACCCTAGACCGTCCCGCCATGACTCTCTCTGGTGGGGAAGCGCAACGCATTCGCCTCGCCACACAAATCGGTTCTGGCTTAACAGGAGTTCTCTACGTTTTAGACGAACCAAGTATTGGTTTGCATCAACGAGATAACGGTAGATTGCTCAAAACTTTAATTAAATTACGCGATTTAGGCAATACATTAATTGTAGTTGAGCATGATGAAGAAACTATCCGCGCGGCTGACTATTTAGTTGATATTGGCCCCGGCGCAGGTATTCATGGCGGACATATAATTGCCCAAGGCGATTTACCAGCATTATTAACAGCAGAAAAATCATTAACAGGTGCATACTTATCAGGAAGAAAAGTTATTCAAACACCAGCTGAACGCCGCGAAGGTAATGGACGCAGTTTAATTATTAAAAATGCCCATCGTAATAACTTAAGAAATATCGATGTAGAAATTCCCCTCGGTAAACTTGTCGCCGTGACTGGTGTTTCTGGTTCGGGTAAATCTACTTTAATTAACGAATTACTTTACCCATCTCTACAACATCACCTCACCAAAAAAGTACCTTTACCGAAAGAATTAGAAAAAATTCAAGGCTTAAATGCAGTTGATAAAGCAATTGTAATTGATCAATCTCCTATCGGACGCACACCACGTTCTAACCCTGCAACTTACACAGGTGTTTTTGATGTAATTCGAGATGTTTTCTCGCAAACTGTCGAAGCTAAAGCCAGAGGTTACAAACCCGGACAATTTTCTTTTAACGTTAAAGGTGGACGTTGTGAAGCTTGCAGTGGGCAAGGTGTGAACGTCATTGAAATGAACTTTTTACCTGATGTATATGTACAGTGCGAAGTTTGTAAAGGTGCAAGATATAACCGTGACACTTTGCAAGTCAAATACAAAGATAAGTCTATTTCTGATGTTCTCAACATGACAGTTGAGGAAAGTTTAGACTTTTTCCAAAATATTCCGAAAGCGGTGACAAGACTACAAACATTAGTCGATGTTGGCTTGGGTTACGTCCAACTTGGACAACCCGCAACTACCTTATCTGGTGGCGAAGCACAGCGCGTTAAATTAGCCACAGAATTATCTCGTCGCGCCACTGGTAAGACACTTTATTTAATTGATGAACCCACAACGGGATTATCTTTTTATGATGTGCATAAATTATTAGATGTGTTGCAAAGACTGGTAGATAAAGGCAATTCAATTTTAGTAATTGAACACAATTTAGATGTAATTCGTTGCGCTGACTGGGTGATAGATTTGGGGCCAGAAGGCGGTGACAAAGGCGGCGAAGTCATTGCTTTCGGAACGCCGGAAGATGTAGCGAAGCATCCTCAGTCTTATACTGGGCAATATTTACAGCAGGTTTTAAAACAGTATCCAGCGATGAAACACTAG
- a CDS encoding J domain-containing protein: MVNSKHTENHYETLKINRNASQAEIKQAYRRLVKLFHPDSNQETADKDEIIRINAAYEVLGDSQSRLDYDQKLQDESQNRQQRAASAQKHYQATRKSGKNADEQVEEWLRLIYQPVNSVLGEVLDSLEEQIEQLAADPFDDQLLEEFQEYLDTCREEIKQAQVIFRSLPNPPSLARTAAHLYYSLNQVADGIEELAYFPMNYDDRYLHTGQEMFRIATRLYYEAQDSVH, translated from the coding sequence ATGGTTAACTCCAAACACACTGAGAACCACTACGAAACTCTTAAAATTAATCGTAATGCCAGCCAAGCGGAGATAAAACAAGCTTATCGCCGCTTGGTAAAATTATTTCATCCTGACAGCAATCAAGAAACAGCCGATAAAGATGAAATTATCCGCATCAACGCTGCCTATGAAGTCTTAGGTGACAGTCAAAGTCGCCTTGACTATGACCAAAAATTGCAAGATGAATCTCAAAATCGCCAACAACGAGCAGCATCGGCGCAAAAACATTACCAAGCTACCAGGAAATCAGGGAAAAATGCTGATGAACAAGTTGAAGAATGGCTACGTTTAATTTATCAACCAGTTAACAGCGTTCTTGGTGAAGTGCTTGATTCCCTAGAAGAGCAAATTGAGCAATTAGCCGCCGATCCTTTTGATGATCAATTATTAGAAGAATTTCAGGAATATTTAGATACTTGTCGAGAAGAAATTAAGCAAGCTCAAGTTATTTTTCGCTCTTTGCCTAATCCCCCCAGTTTAGCCAGAACTGCGGCACATCTCTACTACAGCCTCAATCAAGTAGCCGATGGCATAGAAGAACTAGCATACTTCCCTATGAACTATGACGATCGCTATCTGCACACAGGTCAAGAAATGTTTCGCATAGCGACCAGATTATACTACGAAGCCCAAGATTCAGTGCATTAA